The following proteins come from a genomic window of Dermacentor albipictus isolate Rhodes 1998 colony chromosome 8, USDA_Dalb.pri_finalv2, whole genome shotgun sequence:
- the LOC139049315 gene encoding uncharacterized protein: MAPAMSYVLLVFGVALLPAVNGQCINVTLPNILNLGECLGTTLRACPDTSSGLVPDLTRVLRCVLQILPQIGSPVSGLFNVIGLLEAVLSRLGLSGDIGGLTDILCNPLGIPLFSCGTFSPGNIACQEPLQISLPSVFNVGACLNTTLLFCEAGSTISDPILRELFQAVGCILSVTPDGLQLDLVSSLVCPLVDILNSSLDEFTSLLPFRFLTRGITNAVNSLTNNLLGAVGNSAGTHVWRYEVTSRNPLRRGVAEGNTCFGGASSLSLTMDEARAGAREAPGSQVRRKRQVESEHFADIARRKEALKNCV; the protein is encoded by the exons ATGGCTCCAGCAATGTCGTACGTGCTTCTCGTGTTTGGAGTGGCCCTTTTGCCTGCAGTGAATG GGCAATGCATCAATGTTACACTTCCGAATATCCTCAACTTGGGAGAG TGTCTGGGAACTACACTCAGAGCTTGTCCTGATACGTCG TCGGGCCTAGTACCAGACCTCACCCGTGTCCTCCGG TGTGTGCTCCAGATTCTACCTCAGATTGGAAGCCCCGTGTCTGGACTCTTCAACGTCATCGGGCTCCTCGAAGCAGTTCTTTCAAGACTGGGCCTGT CTGGTGACATCGGTGGCCTCACGGACATCCTCTGCAATCCCCTTGGAATACCGCTGTTCAGCTGCGGCACGTTCAGTCCCGGAAACATCGCCTGCCAAGAACCCCTCCAGATCAGCCTGCCCAGCGTGTTCAACGTGGGAGCG TGCCTGAACACTACTCTGTTGTTCTGCGAAGCCGGTTCAACTATTTCG GACCCCATCCTGAGAGAGCTGTTTCAAGCAGTCGGG TGTATTCTGAGCGTGACCCCAGATGGTCTGCAACTGGACCTTGTCTCGAGCCTGGTGTGCCCCCTGGTGGACATCCTCAACTCGTCGCTGGACGAGTTCACCTCGCTGCTGCCCTTCCGATTCCTCACGCGAGGAATAACCAACGCCGTCAACTCGCTCACCAACAACCTGCTCGGAGCCGTCGGTAACT CCGCCGGCACGCACGTTTGGAGGTATGAGGTCACGTCACGTAATCCGCTGCGGAGAGGCGTCGCAGAGGGTAACACCTGCTTCGGCGGCGCTTCGTCGCTCAGCCTAACCATGGATGAAGCCCGCGCCGGCGCAAGGGAGGCGCCAGGTTCACAGGTTCGCCGCAAGCGCCAGGTTGAGTCTGAGCACTTTGCCGATATAGCTCGCCGGAAAGAAGCACTGAAGAACTGTGTCTAA